From Spartinivicinus ruber, the proteins below share one genomic window:
- a CDS encoding 5'-nucleotidase, producing the protein MPAQLTDKLVIAISSRALFDLAESHRIYEEEGLDAYQEYQIAHENEILAPGDAFPLVAKLLKLNERLGQDRVEVILLSRNSADTGLRIFNSIEHHDLNIIRAAFCGGQSPYRYIASFNCHLFLSTHIEDVTNALSAGFAAAMIMPSAKSSEAPNDDILRFAFDGDAVVFSDEAEQIYQAEGLEAFAASERAAAKSPLSGGPFKPFLAALHQLQSEFPAKQSPIRTALVTARSAPAHERVIRTLREWGIRLDESLFLGGLAKGAFLKAFGADVFFDDQMGHCDSAREHVATGHVPHGVTNSKAVES; encoded by the coding sequence ATGCCAGCGCAGTTAACTGACAAATTAGTGATTGCTATTTCATCGCGGGCTCTGTTCGATCTGGCAGAAAGCCACCGTATTTATGAAGAAGAGGGCCTGGATGCTTATCAGGAATACCAGATTGCCCATGAAAATGAAATTTTAGCACCAGGCGATGCCTTTCCTTTAGTCGCCAAACTACTCAAACTAAATGAGCGTTTAGGGCAGGATCGAGTAGAAGTAATATTGTTATCACGAAATTCAGCCGATACTGGGTTGCGTATATTTAACTCCATTGAGCATCATGATTTGAATATTATTCGAGCTGCATTCTGTGGTGGACAAAGCCCTTATCGATATATTGCTTCTTTTAATTGTCATTTATTTTTATCCACTCATATAGAAGACGTTACCAATGCATTATCTGCAGGGTTTGCAGCCGCAATGATCATGCCTTCAGCAAAGTCATCAGAAGCACCCAATGATGATATTTTACGGTTTGCGTTTGACGGTGATGCAGTAGTGTTTTCAGACGAGGCAGAACAAATATATCAAGCAGAAGGGTTAGAAGCTTTTGCTGCCAGTGAGCGGGCTGCGGCCAAATCGCCCTTATCAGGTGGCCCATTTAAGCCTTTTTTAGCAGCATTGCATCAACTACAAAGTGAGTTTCCAGCCAAGCAAAGTCCAATTCGTACTGCTCTAGTGACAGCAAGATCAGCTCCTGCTCATGAGCGCGTAATTCGCACTTTAAGAGAGTGGGGAATTCGCCTGGATGAATCACTATTTTTAGGTGGCTTGGCAAAAGGGGCTTTTTTAAAAGCTTTTGGAGCAGATGTATTTTTTGATGATCAGATGGGGCACTGTGACTCAGCAAGAGAACATGTTGCCACAGGGCATGTGCCCCATGGAGTGACTAACAGCAAAGCTGTTGAAAGTTAG
- a CDS encoding phosphoadenylyl-sulfate reductase, which produces MTKPLNTLQLQLEYSERDPEAILELAFNTFDNIAISFSGAEDVVLIELATRVTDNISVFTLDTGRLHPETYRFIDQVREHYGIEIETLSPDYAELEPFVKAKGLFSFYQDGHQECCGIRKVAPLRRKLSQLDAWITGQRKDQSPDTRAHIPVIEQDLFFGSQEKPLYKFNPLAHWHSAKVWETIHEYDVPFNELHHKGFVSIGCEPCTRPVLPNQHERAGRWWWETATQKECGLHASNQSK; this is translated from the coding sequence GTGACTAAGCCGCTCAATACCCTCCAATTGCAGCTGGAATACAGTGAGCGGGATCCTGAAGCGATTCTCGAGCTGGCCTTTAATACCTTTGATAATATTGCGATTTCATTCAGTGGTGCAGAAGATGTTGTGCTAATTGAGTTAGCTACCCGAGTAACCGACAATATTTCTGTATTCACCCTAGATACAGGGCGCTTGCATCCCGAAACTTACCGCTTTATTGATCAGGTACGGGAGCATTATGGGATAGAAATTGAAACATTATCGCCGGATTATGCTGAGCTGGAACCCTTTGTCAAAGCCAAAGGGTTGTTCAGTTTTTATCAGGATGGTCATCAGGAATGTTGTGGCATTCGTAAAGTAGCCCCACTTAGGCGTAAACTGAGTCAACTGGATGCTTGGATAACCGGCCAACGTAAAGACCAAAGCCCTGATACCCGAGCTCACATCCCTGTCATTGAACAAGACTTGTTCTTTGGTAGCCAGGAAAAACCCTTATACAAATTTAACCCACTGGCACATTGGCACTCGGCGAAAGTGTGGGAAACCATCCACGAATATGATGTGCCTTTTAATGAGCTACACCATAAAGGGTTTGTCAGTATTGGTTGCGAGCCTTGTACCCGTCCAGTATTGCCTAACCAACATGAACGGGCAGGACGTTGGTGGTGGGAAACGGCTACACAGAAAGAGTGTGGGTTACATGCAAGTAACCAAAGTAAATAA
- a CDS encoding TM2 domain-containing protein: MQQAQATPYASPESALERPVYCRNCGNKLSPKAVNCPSCGEPQLLNGRNKVAAALLAFFLGALGIHRFYLGQWWGIFYLLFFWTGIPSLVSLIETIVFACTSDARWSQKHGHKPPRSGWLYAIVSVVLFFFIMGLLAAIAIPAYEDYTERAKAATQQVL; this comes from the coding sequence ATGCAGCAAGCGCAAGCTACCCCCTATGCATCCCCAGAGTCAGCTTTAGAGAGGCCCGTTTATTGCCGTAACTGCGGTAATAAACTTTCACCAAAAGCTGTAAACTGTCCGAGCTGTGGTGAACCACAACTCTTAAATGGACGAAACAAGGTGGCTGCGGCTTTACTGGCTTTCTTTTTAGGGGCACTCGGAATTCACCGTTTTTACTTGGGACAGTGGTGGGGTATTTTTTACTTATTATTTTTCTGGACGGGTATTCCAAGCTTAGTTTCTTTGATTGAAACTATTGTGTTTGCGTGTACTAGTGATGCCCGTTGGTCACAGAAGCATGGTCATAAACCGCCTCGGTCAGGCTGGTTATATGCAATTGTATCGGTAGTACTTTTTTTCTTTATTATGGGCCTTTTGGCTGCCATCGCTATTCCTGCTTACGAGGACTATACCGAACGAGCGAAAGCAGCCACTCAGCAAGTGCTATAA
- a CDS encoding PD-(D/E)XK nuclease family protein: protein MTKTLFDISGLEAALKHGELILTPNRRMTAKIQAAYAAQQTAAHHQAWPTPRVMAIEHWLQSLWQRLADSNFQPAADHIVLSELREQLLWEQIIQQQSGDNLVKTASAAQTAKKAFDLLLLWQLDWRDSALATTYDSECFQQWLKQFLATCQVKHYLTKTHTAHFILKACEKNWLTQYPHIHLVGFDNLSPLHQAIIEGLAEQSHHYRPKVLEPQCQRTQLAHFEEELQAAANWAHTTLANNAEAMIGIVVPELHLHRQQVEAAFQQVFEPQVSLPESPRYTLPFNFSAGQPLTQQPIIATALAMIELNKSEMEVAQLCQWLISPFHHLDSLHVDFPALLSEQIIRSQQLTISPGRLRQMSQQLFDKQQQLQSADLQQDLFNQANCPFTQALQTIEQLKIKAQAGYQNRRHYPSHWVKLFYQQWQCLGWPGERRLDSVEYQQVSRFYEEIKAFAGLDEIVGQIPLTEASRLLHKQLQQVTFQAQTKDSPIQILGSLEGAGLRFSHCWLIGFDDSTWPAIPKPNPFIPIDIQVAQMMPHASVERELAFTKEIIDTYKHNAEHIVFSYARLNGDKEQQLCPLLTDLPEVDASCWLTQSVQQTAQLLTLTAPLESYVLDQTKPVAEKVIATGAVTIKGGSQILKSQASCPFQSFAKHRLGASALPTPLIGLPPWSRGQCLHYGLEIIWRELKDHSTLINKTDADLQALIQRATVQSLKRLLPQFPSVMSIRYQQLEQWRVSQWLTAWLVIEKQRPPFRVVAIEQSKRCTIAGLPLNLRVDRIDQLEDGSYLLIDYKMNPASDSAWASERLDDPQLPLYCTVANRKIGAISFANLSPKNRGFCGLSEADTGIPKIIPIEQNKRELPCQWEDTLKEWQQQLEQLAVAFLQGASRIDPKSANSCRYCDLASLCRINHQRENNE, encoded by the coding sequence GTGACCAAAACACTGTTTGATATTTCTGGTTTAGAAGCTGCGCTTAAGCATGGGGAGTTGATTCTTACCCCGAACCGGCGGATGACAGCAAAAATTCAGGCTGCTTATGCCGCACAACAAACAGCTGCTCATCACCAGGCTTGGCCTACTCCTAGGGTAATGGCCATTGAACATTGGCTGCAGAGTTTGTGGCAACGGCTGGCTGATAGCAATTTTCAGCCAGCGGCAGATCATATTGTGTTGTCTGAGTTAAGGGAGCAACTGTTGTGGGAGCAAATCATTCAGCAACAAAGTGGTGATAATTTAGTCAAAACTGCGTCTGCTGCGCAAACTGCCAAGAAGGCATTTGATTTATTATTATTATGGCAGCTGGATTGGCGAGACTCAGCGTTAGCTACCACCTACGACAGCGAATGTTTTCAGCAGTGGCTCAAGCAGTTTTTGGCGACTTGTCAGGTGAAGCATTACTTAACGAAAACTCACACTGCCCACTTTATATTAAAAGCCTGTGAAAAAAACTGGCTGACTCAGTACCCACATATACATCTAGTGGGGTTTGATAACTTGAGCCCCTTGCATCAAGCGATTATTGAGGGGCTGGCAGAGCAAAGTCATCACTATCGACCCAAGGTACTGGAGCCTCAGTGCCAACGAACTCAGTTAGCGCATTTTGAAGAGGAACTTCAGGCAGCCGCTAACTGGGCTCACACTACACTGGCCAATAACGCAGAGGCAATGATTGGTATTGTCGTGCCAGAGTTGCATTTACACCGACAGCAAGTGGAAGCAGCTTTTCAACAAGTATTTGAGCCTCAGGTCAGTTTACCTGAGAGCCCTCGCTATACCCTCCCCTTTAATTTTTCAGCTGGACAGCCTTTAACCCAGCAGCCAATTATTGCTACGGCATTAGCAATGATTGAGCTGAATAAATCGGAAATGGAAGTAGCCCAACTTTGTCAGTGGTTAATCTCACCTTTTCATCACCTGGATAGTTTACACGTAGATTTTCCAGCCCTACTCAGTGAACAAATTATTCGTAGCCAACAATTGACCATTTCTCCTGGACGGCTACGGCAAATGAGCCAGCAGCTGTTTGATAAACAACAACAGTTGCAGTCTGCTGATTTACAGCAGGATTTATTTAATCAGGCTAACTGTCCGTTTACTCAGGCACTACAAACCATAGAGCAACTTAAAATCAAAGCGCAGGCAGGCTACCAAAACCGCCGCCATTACCCTAGCCATTGGGTTAAATTATTTTATCAACAGTGGCAATGTTTAGGTTGGCCTGGAGAACGTCGTTTAGATAGTGTTGAGTACCAACAAGTCAGCCGGTTTTATGAAGAAATCAAAGCCTTTGCTGGGCTGGATGAAATTGTGGGGCAAATACCTTTAACAGAAGCCAGCCGGTTATTACACAAACAATTACAACAAGTGACGTTTCAAGCTCAAACCAAAGATTCGCCGATTCAAATTTTGGGTTCGCTAGAGGGGGCGGGGTTGCGGTTTTCTCACTGTTGGTTAATCGGGTTTGATGACAGTACTTGGCCAGCGATTCCCAAGCCAAACCCTTTTATTCCTATTGATATTCAAGTGGCGCAAATGATGCCTCATGCCTCAGTTGAACGAGAATTGGCATTTACCAAGGAAATTATTGATACCTACAAACATAATGCTGAGCATATTGTTTTCAGTTATGCCCGATTGAATGGGGATAAAGAACAACAATTGTGTCCTTTATTAACAGATCTCCCTGAAGTGGACGCCAGTTGTTGGCTAACCCAGTCGGTACAACAAACAGCTCAGCTGCTGACCTTAACAGCACCACTAGAGTCGTATGTTTTAGATCAAACTAAGCCCGTGGCAGAAAAGGTCATTGCTACGGGAGCTGTTACCATTAAAGGTGGCAGTCAAATTTTGAAAAGTCAGGCCAGCTGCCCTTTTCAATCTTTTGCTAAGCACCGGTTGGGTGCCAGTGCATTACCAACACCATTGATTGGCCTTCCTCCCTGGTCACGCGGCCAGTGTTTACATTATGGTTTGGAAATTATTTGGCGTGAGCTGAAAGACCACTCCACTTTAATCAATAAGACAGATGCAGACTTACAAGCGTTGATTCAACGAGCCACTGTTCAGTCATTAAAACGGTTATTGCCCCAATTTCCCAGTGTAATGTCGATTCGCTATCAACAACTAGAGCAATGGCGAGTCAGTCAGTGGTTAACGGCCTGGTTAGTCATTGAAAAACAACGCCCGCCGTTTCGGGTCGTAGCAATTGAGCAAAGCAAGCGATGTACAATTGCTGGGTTACCCTTAAACTTGCGGGTAGACCGGATTGATCAGCTAGAAGATGGCTCTTATTTACTTATTGACTACAAAATGAATCCCGCTAGTGACAGTGCTTGGGCTTCAGAGCGATTGGATGACCCGCAGCTGCCACTGTATTGTACGGTGGCTAACCGTAAAATAGGTGCCATCAGTTTTGCCAATTTATCACCGAAAAATCGAGGTTTTTGCGGTTTAAGTGAAGCTGATACAGGCATACCTAAGATTATTCCAATTGAACAAAACAAACGGGAACTGCCTTGCCAGTGGGAAGACACTTTAAAGGAATGGCAACAACAATTAGAGCAATTAGCCGTCGCATTTTTACAAGGCGCTAGCCGTATTGATCCCAAATCGGCCAACAGTTGTCGTTATTGTGATTTAGCCAGCTTATGCCGGATTAACCACCAGAGGGAAAATAATGAGTGA
- the cysB gene encoding HTH-type transcriptional regulator CysB — translation MKLQQLRYIWEVAHHDLNVSATAQSLYTSQPGISKQIRLLEDELGVEVFARSGKHLTRVTPAGEAIIKTAGEILRKVESIKQVAQEFSNEQKGSLSIATTHTQARYALPTVIKKFIQQYPEVSLHMHQGTPMQIAEMAADGTVDFAIATEAMEHFNDLIMMPCYRWNRCVLVPRDHQLAQISRLELEDVAKYPIVTYVFGFTGRSKLDESFMSKGLTPKVVFTAADADVIKTYVRLGLGVGIVAKMAYNQDLDQDLVALDASHLFESSITKIGFRKGTFLRGFMYEFIEQFAPHLNKDIVNEASQRHNRAELEELFESVQLPVY, via the coding sequence ATGAAGTTGCAACAGTTGCGCTATATCTGGGAAGTAGCGCATCACGATTTAAATGTTTCGGCTACCGCACAAAGCCTATATACATCACAGCCTGGAATTAGTAAGCAAATTCGCTTACTGGAAGATGAGCTTGGGGTCGAAGTGTTTGCACGTAGTGGTAAACATTTAACTCGGGTGACACCAGCTGGTGAAGCCATTATAAAAACCGCTGGAGAAATTTTACGTAAGGTAGAAAGTATCAAGCAAGTGGCGCAAGAGTTCAGTAATGAACAAAAAGGCAGCTTGTCTATTGCTACCACCCATACTCAAGCACGTTATGCTTTACCCACTGTCATCAAAAAGTTTATTCAGCAATACCCAGAGGTGTCTTTACATATGCACCAGGGAACGCCCATGCAAATTGCTGAAATGGCCGCCGATGGTACCGTCGACTTTGCTATTGCCACTGAAGCAATGGAGCATTTTAATGATTTAATTATGATGCCTTGTTATCGGTGGAACCGTTGTGTACTAGTGCCAAGAGACCATCAGCTAGCCCAAATCAGCCGACTTGAGCTTGAAGATGTAGCAAAATATCCCATTGTAACTTATGTGTTTGGTTTTACTGGGCGCTCTAAGTTAGATGAATCTTTTATGAGCAAAGGGCTTACACCTAAAGTTGTATTTACCGCTGCAGATGCAGACGTCATTAAAACTTACGTAAGGTTAGGTCTAGGGGTAGGGATTGTGGCCAAAATGGCTTATAACCAAGACCTTGATCAGGATCTAGTGGCACTGGATGCCAGTCATTTATTTGAGTCGAGCATCACTAAAATTGGCTTTAGGAAAGGAACTTTCTTACGGGGCTTTATGTATGAATTTATTGAGCAATTTGCACCTCACCTCAATAAAGATATTGTTAATGAAGCTTCTCAACGGCATAACCGGGCAGAGCTGGAAGAGTTATTTGAGTCGGTACAGTTACCCGTCTATTAA
- a CDS encoding UvrD-helicase domain-containing protein produces MSEVTRPADWQARQQALDPTRSFAVTAPAGSGKTGLLTQRVLTLLTTVKRPEEILCITFTRKAAAEMHSRILNAIRKAQTESEPTNEYERQTWLLAKRVLRQDQKYDWQLLINPNRLRIQTIDSLCAYLVRHFPLQTGFGGMPDIMDDASDGYQQAVRKFLGVLRQSSPEAELLGKLLLHLDNDLNKLALLLESLLSRRDQWLPYVVAADTQQLLQHIEQGLLAIIEDSLIAVTQALNYHSSELAQLADFAGQQLAEEKSDHILCSCIGLTGLPDTTPESLNKWLALTELLITQDKKGSWRKTITKAAGFPPGKTKVEKSYFKEMKQRLLGLIDALATQPGLAQQLANLRLLPPVHYQPKQGELLIALCQLLPLLVAQLMVTFTEQGKVDHTEINRAALAALGSEDAPTDLALVLDYRINHILVDEFQDTSKPQLMLLEKLTAGWQASDGRSLFIVGDGMQSCYGFRDANVGIFLNARQHGIGSVPLTPLALTVNFRSQANVINWVNDTFKQSFPQQENIPLGAVSYAQSIAFNLALAGPAVECMGFHDEVGRQLEADKAAALVSQHLVESATDTIAILVRSRGHLLDIITALQAAGIKWQATEIDPLASRAVIQDLLSLTKALLNPADKLAWLATLRAPWCGLNNDDLEILAHTQSAITVLNRLQDDAVLAQLSPHGQQRLKTLMPIFHQVYSQRQRKPFSQVLAGCWQQIGGGACIDQVQGQQEAAVFFATLREYATPFAGIDLMGFETKLHKLYAQANPDANPRVQIMTIHKAKGLEFDVVILPGLDKQPRADDKSLLVWQQFLSANGEDHLLLSPVHAYEDQSDAIYDFIRHQQQQKIRLENTRLLYVAATRAIKKLYLLFNGKQHEAAGEVKSPVASSLLATIWPAIKDQVSWQTAPKTLPSQSTEPGINLSTGWRLPSDHQPPAQPYGQLLKAYRGEEFSDEENLPEMVWDEVPRHVGTVVHRALYHITLLGIEQVANQPQQYCQQRYNIWRNQLRQLGIAQDDLTSACHQVKSAVEKTLADPKAQWFLNHHHPASQCEYPLTLQMRDKTMHYVVDRTFIDPDTNTRWIIDYKTVQLAQTTVESIEQKIAAEVQQYRAQLKGYVQTFQVLGNEPIRAALYFTDIQHLEEVHFN; encoded by the coding sequence ATGAGTGAGGTAACCCGGCCAGCAGATTGGCAAGCCCGCCAGCAAGCCCTTGACCCTACCCGCTCGTTTGCCGTAACAGCCCCGGCTGGCTCTGGAAAAACTGGATTATTAACCCAACGAGTACTGACGTTATTAACCACGGTTAAGCGGCCAGAAGAAATTCTCTGTATAACCTTTACCCGCAAAGCCGCTGCTGAAATGCACAGTAGGATTTTAAATGCCATTCGTAAAGCTCAAACGGAAAGTGAACCCACCAATGAATACGAACGCCAGACTTGGTTATTAGCTAAAAGGGTTTTAAGGCAGGATCAAAAGTATGATTGGCAATTATTAATCAACCCAAATCGGCTGCGAATTCAAACCATCGACAGTTTATGTGCTTATTTGGTTCGCCATTTTCCATTACAAACCGGTTTTGGTGGTATGCCTGATATTATGGATGATGCCAGTGACGGCTATCAGCAAGCCGTGAGAAAGTTTCTAGGGGTACTACGTCAGTCGTCACCGGAAGCAGAGTTATTGGGCAAACTGTTACTGCACTTGGATAATGACTTAAATAAATTAGCGCTATTGTTAGAGTCTTTACTGAGTCGGCGTGACCAGTGGCTACCTTATGTAGTGGCTGCCGATACCCAACAACTGTTGCAGCATATTGAACAAGGACTGTTGGCAATCATTGAAGACAGTTTAATAGCTGTCACTCAAGCCCTGAATTATCATAGCAGTGAGCTGGCACAATTAGCGGATTTTGCTGGCCAGCAATTAGCCGAAGAAAAATCGGATCACATACTGTGTAGTTGCATTGGATTAACCGGCCTGCCTGATACTACTCCTGAGTCGTTAAATAAATGGCTTGCGCTTACTGAGCTATTGATTACCCAAGATAAAAAAGGCAGTTGGCGTAAAACAATAACGAAAGCGGCTGGTTTTCCTCCCGGTAAAACCAAGGTCGAAAAATCCTATTTTAAAGAAATGAAACAGCGGTTGCTGGGGCTAATTGATGCCCTGGCAACTCAGCCTGGATTAGCCCAACAACTGGCTAATTTGCGTTTATTGCCTCCTGTTCATTACCAACCCAAACAAGGGGAACTATTGATTGCCCTTTGTCAGTTGCTGCCCTTGTTAGTCGCACAACTGATGGTCACTTTTACTGAGCAAGGCAAGGTGGATCATACCGAAATTAACCGGGCAGCACTTGCTGCATTAGGTTCCGAGGACGCCCCTACGGATTTAGCCCTAGTGTTGGATTATCGAATTAACCATATTTTGGTGGATGAATTTCAGGACACCTCTAAGCCTCAGTTAATGTTATTGGAAAAGCTCACTGCTGGCTGGCAAGCCAGTGATGGCCGCAGCTTATTTATTGTGGGTGATGGTATGCAGTCCTGTTACGGGTTTCGGGATGCTAATGTGGGGATTTTTCTAAATGCCAGGCAGCATGGGATTGGCTCAGTACCCCTTACCCCCCTCGCATTAACTGTGAATTTCCGCTCTCAGGCTAACGTGATTAACTGGGTAAATGACACGTTTAAGCAGAGTTTTCCCCAACAGGAAAACATCCCTTTAGGTGCCGTGAGTTATGCCCAATCAATTGCGTTTAATTTGGCACTGGCTGGCCCTGCTGTTGAGTGTATGGGATTTCATGATGAAGTGGGGCGCCAACTGGAAGCAGATAAAGCTGCTGCATTGGTTAGCCAGCATTTAGTTGAGTCAGCTACGGATACCATTGCTATTTTAGTGCGTAGTCGTGGCCATTTATTGGATATTATTACTGCATTGCAAGCGGCAGGCATTAAATGGCAGGCAACGGAAATTGACCCGTTGGCCAGCCGTGCTGTTATTCAGGACTTATTATCCCTTACCAAAGCGCTGCTTAACCCAGCAGATAAATTAGCTTGGCTAGCTACCCTCCGTGCACCTTGGTGTGGTTTAAATAATGATGATTTAGAGATATTAGCTCATACCCAGTCGGCAATAACTGTCTTAAATCGCTTACAAGATGATGCTGTATTGGCGCAACTATCTCCCCATGGTCAGCAACGACTGAAAACTTTAATGCCTATTTTTCATCAGGTTTACAGCCAACGACAACGGAAGCCGTTTTCCCAGGTATTAGCGGGCTGCTGGCAACAAATCGGTGGTGGAGCCTGTATTGATCAAGTACAAGGCCAACAAGAGGCTGCTGTATTTTTTGCTACCTTGCGAGAATATGCCACCCCGTTTGCAGGCATAGACTTAATGGGCTTTGAAACTAAACTACACAAGCTGTATGCCCAGGCCAACCCAGACGCTAACCCACGGGTGCAAATTATGACGATTCATAAAGCCAAAGGGTTAGAGTTTGATGTGGTTATTTTACCTGGCCTGGATAAACAGCCGCGAGCGGATGATAAATCTCTGCTAGTCTGGCAGCAGTTTTTAAGCGCTAATGGTGAAGATCATTTATTACTGAGCCCGGTCCATGCCTATGAAGACCAAAGTGATGCTATTTATGATTTTATTCGCCATCAACAGCAACAAAAAATACGTTTAGAAAATACCCGGCTATTATATGTAGCGGCTACCCGGGCGATAAAAAAATTGTATCTATTATTTAATGGCAAACAACATGAAGCTGCTGGTGAAGTAAAATCGCCGGTGGCTTCATCATTATTAGCAACCATTTGGCCGGCAATAAAAGATCAGGTCAGTTGGCAAACGGCCCCAAAAACTCTTCCCTCACAATCGACAGAGCCAGGTATTAACTTATCGACTGGTTGGCGATTACCCAGTGATCATCAACCACCTGCACAACCCTATGGACAATTATTAAAAGCCTACCGGGGTGAAGAATTTAGTGATGAAGAAAACTTACCGGAAATGGTGTGGGACGAAGTGCCCCGTCATGTAGGAACCGTTGTTCACCGGGCGTTATACCATATTACCTTATTAGGTATTGAGCAGGTTGCCAATCAACCCCAACAGTATTGTCAACAACGTTACAACATTTGGCGTAATCAACTACGACAGTTGGGGATTGCTCAGGATGACTTAACCAGTGCCTGCCATCAGGTAAAAAGTGCGGTAGAAAAAACCTTGGCTGACCCTAAAGCGCAGTGGTTTTTGAATCACCATCATCCAGCCAGTCAATGTGAATATCCGTTAACCCTGCAAATGCGTGATAAAACGATGCATTATGTGGTAGACAGAACTTTTATTGACCCAGATACCAACACTCGTTGGATCATTGATTATAAGACAGTACAGCTTGCTCAAACGACGGTTGAATCGATTGAACAGAAAATTGCAGCTGAAGTACAACAGTATCGTGCTCAATTAAAAGGCTATGTGCAAACCTTCCAAGTGCTGGGTAATGAGCCAATTCGGGCGGCGTTGTACTTTACTGATATCCAACACTTGGAAGAGGTTCACTTCAATTAG
- a CDS encoding metal-dependent hydrolase, whose product MFIAHLPAGYLITQLFIKRQLLPCTEQHRIWLVGVGLFASVLPDLDLLYFYWFDQRQHNHHSYWTHTPVFWLAIFLLPCIVAWITKQKLLLTTVVVLLMNVMLHLLLDSVSAKILWLYPVVKQSFGLVEVPARFAWWPLNFLLHWSFMLEVLIVGAAIYQVKKQYLFKNQLVTGYS is encoded by the coding sequence ATGTTTATTGCTCACCTGCCAGCTGGCTATTTAATTACCCAGCTATTTATCAAGCGTCAACTTCTTCCCTGTACGGAACAACACAGAATCTGGTTAGTTGGGGTAGGGCTGTTTGCCAGTGTGTTACCTGATTTAGACTTGTTGTACTTCTATTGGTTTGATCAGCGACAGCATAACCACCATAGCTATTGGACCCACACCCCTGTTTTTTGGCTAGCCATTTTTCTCTTGCCTTGTATTGTCGCCTGGATTACTAAACAGAAACTACTGTTAACAACAGTAGTCGTACTATTAATGAATGTTATGCTACATCTGTTACTGGACAGTGTCTCCGCTAAAATATTGTGGCTGTACCCTGTTGTTAAGCAAAGCTTCGGTTTAGTAGAGGTACCTGCTCGGTTTGCCTGGTGGCCACTTAATTTTCTTTTGCATTGGAGCTTTATGCTTGAAGTGCTGATAGTAGGGGCAGCAATTTATCAAGTTAAAAAACAATATTTGTTTAAAAATCAATTAGTTACTGGATATTCTTAA
- a CDS encoding sulfite exporter TauE/SafE family protein, giving the protein MEVLLYILAGATVGLAVGLTGVGGGSLMTPLLLLFGFPPHIAIGTDLMYASVTKASGVSLHHKRRTINWRLVGLLGAGSLPAAGLTVLILNAYFKDSSEYSHLLTSSLGFMLIMTAAVLLARSRLAVINSQSSITTTIRQFIQRHLTGITLIMGALLGTLVTLSSVGAGAIGTALLMVLYPQLTGVKIVGTDLAHAVPLTFIAGIGHVWLGNVDFGLLVSLLVGSIPAIYIGSRLGAHLPEKVMHPVLASTLLALGVKYAFF; this is encoded by the coding sequence ATGGAAGTTTTGCTTTATATTTTGGCAGGTGCCACAGTTGGCCTTGCCGTCGGACTGACTGGGGTTGGTGGAGGATCACTGATGACTCCACTGCTATTGCTATTTGGTTTTCCACCTCATATCGCCATAGGCACTGACTTGATGTATGCATCCGTCACCAAAGCCAGTGGGGTTTCGTTACACCACAAGCGTCGGACAATTAACTGGCGTTTAGTGGGACTGCTCGGGGCCGGTAGTTTACCAGCAGCCGGCTTAACGGTTCTGATACTGAATGCCTACTTCAAAGATAGTTCAGAATATAGCCATCTACTAACAAGCAGTTTAGGTTTTATGCTGATTATGACTGCTGCGGTATTATTAGCCCGATCACGCCTTGCTGTCATTAATAGTCAATCATCAATTACTACCACTATACGACAGTTTATTCAACGACACCTTACGGGTATTACCTTAATTATGGGTGCTTTGCTTGGCACTTTGGTGACACTATCATCAGTGGGGGCTGGAGCGATTGGCACTGCATTATTGATGGTGCTGTATCCCCAGTTAACAGGTGTGAAAATAGTGGGAACAGATTTGGCCCATGCTGTTCCTCTTACTTTTATTGCTGGTATTGGTCATGTTTGGTTAGGCAATGTTGATTTTGGACTGTTGGTCAGCTTATTAGTCGGCTCTATTCCTGCTATTTATATAGGCTCCCGTTTAGGAGCCCACCTTCCGGAAAAAGTCATGCACCCCGTATTGGCCAGTACGCTATTGGCATTAGGAGTTAAATATGCTTTCTTTTAG